Proteins from a single region of Bacillus sp. BGMRC 2118:
- a CDS encoding RNA polymerase sigma factor, with the protein MDSPNSKEQYIIEIYDKYYLYVYRFLICFSGNRNDAEDMTQEVFIRVLNNLSDLNRANNIKTWILSIAKHIAIDHYRKKRFSTIFSEGFFKQIKGKSKDPNDEIQENEMKTILHKAISNLKPYLRAVVILRGINELSIKEASDILQCSETKVKVDYHRALKILKTKLHIDVEEVI; encoded by the coding sequence AAGGAACAATATATCATCGAAATTTATGACAAATACTATTTATATGTATACAGGTTCTTAATCTGCTTTTCAGGAAATCGAAATGATGCCGAGGACATGACACAAGAAGTATTCATTCGTGTTTTAAACAATTTATCTGATCTTAATAGAGCTAATAACATTAAAACTTGGATTCTCTCAATAGCAAAACATATTGCTATTGATCATTATCGCAAGAAACGATTTAGTACAATTTTTAGTGAAGGTTTTTTTAAACAGATAAAAGGGAAATCAAAAGATCCTAATGATGAAATTCAAGAGAATGAAATGAAGACAATTTTACACAAAGCTATATCTAATTTAAAACCTTATCTTAGAGCTGTGGTAATACTAAGAGGTATTAATGAACTCTCAATTAAAGAAGCATCAGACATCCTACAATGTAGTGAAACTAAAGTAAAGGTAGATTATCATAGAGCATTAAAAATCTTAAAAACCAAACTACATATCGACGTAGAGGAGGTTATATAA
- a CDS encoding stage II sporulation protein P — protein sequence MQTDKELFEFIKENYPLNPGTKFVIETENKLRNAARKVDRNIRIKQLSFAFIGVMLFGIASSWVYSESQKDVMPQIVTTINEDKANAGNGEEPLVYLYQTHNKESFNPEIGSTRIEDAMHHSNNITLIGERLTNELKERNISTIHDKTDISKILKERNLSYEKSYAISRETLKASLEKNKGLKMIFDIHRDTLDRKVTTINLNDKDYARLSFVISKSNPHYEENYNFALLLHDKIEEKYPGLSRGVVVNSGPPYNTYNQELFANSVILDVGGVENSLEEGYRTMDAFSEILKDVLNVLE from the coding sequence ATGCAAACTGATAAAGAGTTGTTTGAATTTATTAAAGAAAATTATCCATTAAACCCCGGAACTAAATTCGTAATTGAAACAGAAAATAAGCTAAGGAATGCTGCTAGAAAGGTAGACAGAAACATTAGAATTAAGCAACTATCTTTTGCGTTTATTGGAGTTATGTTATTTGGGATAGCTTCGTCTTGGGTTTACTCTGAAAGCCAAAAAGACGTAATGCCCCAAATTGTAACAACAATTAATGAAGATAAAGCAAATGCTGGTAACGGAGAAGAGCCACTGGTTTATTTGTACCAAACTCACAATAAAGAGTCTTTTAATCCTGAAATCGGAAGTACGAGAATAGAGGATGCAATGCATCACAGTAATAACATTACACTTATTGGAGAGAGGTTAACGAATGAATTAAAGGAAAGAAACATATCTACAATCCATGATAAAACAGATATAAGTAAAATTTTAAAAGAAAGAAATCTGTCATATGAAAAATCATATGCAATTTCTAGAGAAACATTAAAAGCTAGTTTGGAGAAAAATAAAGGGTTAAAGATGATCTTTGATATACACAGAGATACACTTGATAGAAAAGTAACAACTATAAATTTGAATGATAAGGATTATGCAAGGCTTTCGTTTGTAATATCAAAGTCAAACCCTCATTATGAGGAGAATTATAATTTTGCACTGCTACTACACGATAAGATAGAAGAAAAATACCCTGGCTTATCTAGAGGAGTGGTAGTTAACTCAGGTCCACCATATAACACCTATAACCAAGAGCTTTTCGCTAACTCTGTAATTCTTGATGTCGGTGGTGTGGAGAATTCTTTAGAAGAAGGGTATAGAACTATGGATGCTTTTTCAGAGATCCTTAAAGATGTGCTTAACGTTCTTGAATAA